One Coffea eugenioides isolate CCC68of chromosome 2, Ceug_1.0, whole genome shotgun sequence genomic window, ATGCCTTTTCTCCTCTGTAAAGCTCATATTATGCTTGAATTTTCGATGTTTTTTTAAGAGTTTGTAATTAGAAGATTTGCAGTTGGTTTAATGTCTTCACTCATTGCTTTTACAAGCGTAGCTTCTCTTTTGGCAATTGTTTTGTCTCAGATAAAGCCTAAGGTCGGTACAGTATGTTTTGGAGTTGCTGCAAGCCAAGGTGCGCTGCTGCTTGCTGGTGGAGAAAAGGGCATGCGGTATGCGATGCCAAATGCACGTATTATGATACATCAACCACAAAGTGGATGCGGGGTACAATGCCAttctttatttcaattttttctgcTTTTGGAGTAAATGTCATCATTGATGGACcttaaaaaagagagagaatgagTAACAAATTTAATAGCTTATAAAGTGCAATGGTGTGTGCACCAACTTTCTGTTACTCTTGGGTTTCCCttattcaacttcatttcctagAAGGAAAGGACAGGATGGTACAGAATGATGATAAATAGGTTATTTTATCTTTGGCGGATCTTTATTTCGACACAAAGAAACCACCGTTTTTCTAGCTTCTTTTGACATAAAGAAACCATTTTTTATGCTTGGCAAGATTGATCAACTGTCCGTCACAAATGGTTTTATTTCTTCTTGCAGGGACATGTGGAGGATGTAAGGCGCCAAGTGAATGAAGCAGTTCAATCTCGTCATGTCAGTTTTCTTTCCTAATCAGCTTCTTTACTTTGATGTTCTCCACTAATTATTTCAGTTTATGATTGGCTCTTCCAGCTTCTTTGCTGGAACCATCAGTGTTTTAAAACTGATTTGGTATACCAACATGTTGTTAAAACAGAAACCAACAACCAATTTGTTGTTTCTTTGTATAGAACATCTCTCCTCTGATGTCAATGAAACTTTGATTGCTTAGGCTGGGTTTCTGTTAGTATGATATTTATCTGTGATCCCAGACTTGTTATAATTTCTTTTAGTACTTCTACTACCTGTCAACTTATAGTTCTTCACTCCTTAAATTGTTATGTAATGCAGAATATTGACAGAATGTACGCTAGTTTTACTGGCCAACCTCTTGAGAAAGTGCAACAGTACACTGAAAGGGATCGTTTCTTATCTGTCTCTGAGGTAATGCTGCTAGCTTTGTCCTCTCCTTTTAGTTTATATTACACAAATTATTAAAAGACTTTGTCCATTAAGTGGAATTAGTTTGAGAACATCGGCTTTTTTTACTGTAGCTGCCACATTTGTTAGCAAAAGTAGCATTTCTTCATGGCTATCTTAATTGCAGGCTATGGAGTTTGGTCTAATTGATGGGGTTTTAGAAACAGAATACTAAAACGTAGACGTGATACGTGAAGCTATAGCATGTTTTCCAAACAGTGACTTGCGCTAGTAAAAACGGCAGAGCATAGCGGGGCTTGATGTTGCACAAGCAAAGTGGCAGCACGGCATGGCATTGGACATGTGCCATTTAGCAGGTGCCAGGCAATGCTTGTTTTGCAACCTTCTTGGAACATCTTGTTGACTGAGACATTAAATTGCAAACTCTCCCCAGCAAAATTTATTGAAATTCCTTGCTTTTTTACAACACACTTTGCATATTGTATCGCTTATGTAATTGGAAGTCGTGGAATGAGTCTCTGTTGTTGTGATACCAGTAGAACCTTAGTGAATCATTTAACCTGGACGTGTTATGCGTAAGAATAGAACCTGGCGAAGGTGTAAAATGAAACATCTTTGCTTATTGGTACGGCCGGTGCTTCTCTTCAAGTTGCTCTGCCGTGTTTGTACTAGAATTAAGTCATAAGTCAAAAGTGACGTGGTTTCTTGCATTCAATTCCCTCTTAATTTCTTGCACTAAGCAAATTCAGCACTGTGCGTGGTGGCGGGCagaagaaatttgtggtttTACGTTCGTGATGCTGCAGCTGTCAAGTACATCTCTTACATTTAGAGTCAATTGTTCTTTCCCAGGCACATAGAAATTGCGATGGTAGATAAGAAGCATGATAAACAATTGAAGCCTTTTTTTCCTCTTATTATTCCTTTCAACTAATGCCACCAACTATATATGTCCCAACCCCATAGGACCAAGACATCTCCCAACCCCCTACTCctaagaggaaaaaaagagcAAATGGAGTACAAACATTTTCCATCACGTGATGAGTTTACAACGGGATGAGTTTACGAAAAGGTCAATCAATTGGGCATACAAGCCAATAGATACCTTTTAACTTTGGTCCTACAATCAAAGAAGAACATTCTCAATAAAATGCAAACCATACTAGCAGCGTCTGTCAGGTCCATCTTCCGAACTCTGCTCGTCCCACAAGATGACGTCACTGCGGATGAAATTGCTTATGAACCTGGGAAGAATTGAAATCAAGCACAATGAAATTCAGGTTATATCGTGTCCCCGAGACGCCACCTAATCATAAGATATCTCGAATTCTACTCCCAAaccctcccttttctctcttccCCTCTTACTCGGACCAAACAATAAATTCAGGTTATACCGAGGCTCACTTGCGTTTCCCATGTTTATTATTCAAAATATGCCCACAAACCAATAAAAAAGCATTCTTTCAAGTTTTgacataaaaagaaaaaagaaagctaaTAAAAAATGAGGTTTAAGACACCAAGAAGTGCAGATCCCAAAGTCGTTTATTGGAATACAGAAATTATTAACTTAGACCGCACATTGCTCGACATGATAAAACCAACCACAGCCTCCACCTATCAATGAAGAGCAACAACTCACCATTTTTCATTAGATTATACTCGCCAAATACGGTAAAAAGATGGAAATGGAGATGAATAACATGATAGTTTTCCCTGATCCCAAAAGGAGGGGGATGGAAGGTTTGATCTAAACTCTAAATGAGCCAATGCGGACGAGCAGTTTAATCTGATAGGAAATTCCTGAATGAAAACttgtttcaaacttttgacCACATGAAGGCACAGCGACCAGAGCATCAGTTGTTTCTGAGAATAGATTAACGGAATTAATTACTTCCTTCTGTATTTAAAAGTCTTCTATTTTATCCTACTTAGGactcttgtttttgtttatttttttgcatGCGTTATGATGGAAGGTCATTTGGGAGATCAAGAGAAAGAACCTTACCATAATTTTGATGCACCATAGTGTACTTGAAAATGGCTTTAACAAGGGAACCATAACTCATAGACTTCAATGGCCCCATATGTCTGCAACATACAGCAAACAAGAAATAATTCAAGCGAACCATTCTGATGCAAGAACTGAAATTGGCATTTGACACACTCAAATAGTCAATATTTATAGCAAAACAAACGCGATTTACAAAAGTCGCATTAAAACGTTTTGTGCCAGTATCAGGAAAAAATAGCGcgcactctctctctctctctctcgggaGGGGGAAGAAGCAGGATAGATCAATTATTATAGGGATTCTACCTGAAATCCGAATTTCAATGATACCAATGCCTAAGATATTTCAAAAAGCAGGCAAAGCAATGAACTAAAACCACAGTGACCGGGCCAGAATAGCACAATAGTCTATTTACACAATTTCAAGCAGAAACAGATGCAACTGTGGTGGGACTATTACAAAGTAATCCACTGAAGCATATCCGAGAAAAGTTCTTGGCACCTTAAGAATTGACAAAAACAGCAGCAATGAGGAATTTACTCCTATAAAAATAACATCGTAGCACTTTACTAATTTACTTACACTATTTCAGTGTACCGAAGTCTCCATGCTGGAAACCCAAGATGGCATCTTGTGGGTCCATAAATTAGTAGCAGATCAGGATCAGCTcctccagaacctgttaagacAATACTAACAAGAATAATATAAACTTGCACAgacaatgctagaaaaatatcTGCTAAATGTTCGGAAAATCTGGGAAGCCAAAAAGAGGCAAGACAGGATACCAATGGCTCCTAAAGCTTCAGCCATTTGAGGCTCTGTAAAATCTGACTTTTCCTTAGTACCATTTGCATAGTGCTTTACAAAGAGATAATTAGCTGCTTTGGCAACTGCTTCTTTTCCATCCTCAAATGAAACAAACTCCAAAGTCAGATTTCTGCGGGTAACAAGCCGACCATTAACAGCAGCCTCCTGCAAGAAATCACAATCCAAGTCTATTATGCACCATCTTTCTTTCAAGTTTATCAAAATTCAACTAGAGCTTTGCATCAAACCTATGACATTGGCTATATCAACACTTTTTCCCCCACTAAAGCCATACTTGGAAAGGCGTTACTTAGCTATTCCATTTAAATAATCATATCCTGTTGCTTCCTTTCATGTTTCCTAACACCTTTATTATCCTTCAGTCCACCATTACAAAGTTAATATTTCACTCTTCAATCCAAATAATTGGACTGGCTACAGAGACCATGTATCTTGAAAAAATATTACCACTCAGGCAATAAGCAGGAGAAAGGGCTTTGACACATCTCTTGGGCTCAACAACTCGGCAAATCAAAACTTCATTTACATTTTCACCATAATAACACACTGAACCAGCAGATTCCAAACATAAGATATTAAGTCATGCATACAAACCGCCCCTAATGTCTTTTACACAAAATAGATATGTAAAATTGATTACTTCATTAAAATATGCATCACAACGGAATATTGAACTGACAAGGTTGACATATGACATATACTGTCATGAATACTTGTAGAAAAGGATCTAGCTAATTGTGGATGAAGATCATGATACCTCAGACAAGTTTGCACTGCTGAATCTTTGCATGATAGGTTCCTTGTTCTTTTTCAACACACCTGCAACAGGAAAATGCTATCACACCTGTCAGGTgaaacttaccaaaggaaatgttgAGTAAATTCTAAAGCATTTTCACTTTCTGGATATCCCTTTTACCTTCTGGATCATAAAGGCAGACACTTTTCACACCAATATCTGCAACCCACTGCAATAActccaaaacttttgaaataccatatttttttttttgtcgaaacgttAGCTTTTTTGAAATACCATATGGTGACGGCAAAATGCAGAATGAGCCAAAGTGCACGAAGACCCAGATTTCCACTCTAAACATAAATAGTAAAGTCAAATGAATATCCACAGAATAATGATCATCCGAGGACACGGAAAAAGTATCGTACACCAATCAGCCCAAACAACAACATGAATCGATATTGTTAGTTATTGAAGTAAGGAAATATCAAGCATTTACCAATCATAAGGCCAAGTAATCTCCAATTTGAGATTGACTAAGAttgaaaaatgcttgaatttgATTAACAGCACAGCAAAATAAATTACCCTTTTTCCTGGATAAACTTTAAATTCTACTTTTTAGAATGTTCTGACTGGGAATCATCTAATATTGTTTATAAGGAAAGCTATCCCTTGGTCAAGGTCACAATCATCACCACGTAAAGAAAGCCAAACCCAGCATCACAAATGTGGCCTATTGCGTAAAATGACTGAAGCAGATTAAGAAGTAGCTATAGTCCCAGAACAGATTCAGTGATGACACCTATAAAGAGAAAATAGCCCAAACTAATGACATGAGACAAGTGGAAGATCCAGGAGCTTATCTCGTAGTCCATTATATAGGTAAAACAAGCTCTTGCACAGAAGTCATTTTGAGGAGAAAAAGTGATTCCAAAAAGTTTATCGAGTGAAGGCGAGTGTTCCACCATGTTTAGCTCTTATAAATAAGGTAGTGGCGTCCAATGGTTCAAATGGTTAGCAAGTTCTTACTTTGTGCATTTAAACCATGAACACAAAGAGGCATCagcccagaaaaaaaaaaccaagatcTGGAGACATATTTGAATGGAAATTTTCCAATAGAAGAAAATTTTTATCCATGTTACAACTCAACCCAACTAAATGCCCCTAAGAAGCACTTGAAAATAAAAGCAACAATAAGGATTTGAGAAAAAAGGAAGAGTAAAATTCTTGAACCTCAATCACTCACCCGGGAAGCCCATTTAAGAAGCTCCTGTGTTTCATTTCCATATTTCAAAATCCTGTGAACAATGAAAAAGGCAgacaaaaatgattttttagaCCAATAATGACATCAAAAACCAATCTTCGAGCAGTCATTAGTTGAAATCTAACGCACTAACAagtagaaaatataaaaaataaataacaaagaaggcatgataaaagaaaaagagaagaggaGAAATTCTGACACTGATTGAATCTGATGAAGCACCATAATCACATTCAAAAGATCCAAGTCTAGAATCTTTGGTGAGAAAGCAAACTTAAGCTTAGAATGGCTGCCAGATAAGAAATTCCGGACTGAAACCATAGTCAACATGTTGacgaaaacaaaaaaggaaccCAGATAATAAAATTGAAGAGTCTGTCCGAATAAGCAGCGGTACAGAACAGGGGAGGACGTAAGAGTAAGGTCAGTAACCAcaagaaaaagagggaaaaatcAGGGAGAGTGTAAAACTGAGTGCAAACGGCAAGGCGGGGACGACGAGGGCAAGATATATGTGGGGTTGGGCCCCTTGGCCTTTACCTGCTGCGCGTAACTTTCTTTGTATatcgtgtaacttttttttcacaggATGTATTTTCACAACAGATAGTGATGGATCCCACACACAGCGCGAAAATCGAGTTACAACTTGTTATCTCAGTCGCACAAATTTTTGAGGGGAAATCTGGACCGTTAACCGTGCAGGAGGtgcaaccgtccctgccccatTTCCGTCATTGCGACTGCATGCCTTACTAATGATTCCTGTACTTCCCATTCCCATACCCACAAGTAACAAGTTCCCGTACATACAGTCAATCACACCAACAAACACGCAGCTCTCCGACATCCCCATCCCCCCACGCCATACCTCTTGGAATTTATTTTACAGAACATtatcatctttttcttttcttttttttcttatgcGAACCAGTAACTTTCTTTTCGTAGATGTTTTGGCCTGGGCCTCGAGTACGTGTTTCTGTGGTGACCGTGGAAAATCATGTGCTTGATTAGGAAGCCTGGCACGTGTTCATTTTTCTCCTTCGTTGCGGAAATTTGTTTCGTTTAATTGCAGAGGCAGAGGTAGAGGCAGTACTGGCACTCTTTTAAGTTTTAAGTACAATTTGCGTCACGAGGAGCCTCAATTCTCACCCAAGACGCGTTTTTCACGAGGCGCGAAAGTACCAGATTTTAAATCAACCTGGGAAAGATGCCCCATGTTGATCATCGTGTTATGCGTGGGCACGACAATTTGGActactatttttaaaaaaactttataaaaaaaatatagttTAAGATGCAAGttaaaagaataattaaaaaatatgtacataaaaaatataaaaatgaaaGCCCGTCATTAAATAATTGTACCTGTGACATTTTGGTGACAGATAGATAGGCTATGCTACGGTGTAGTATCATAAACAATGGAAAATTGGGAAAGCGTGACTTGTCAAATTTGTTGACATCACTCGCATAAGGTGTCAAGTCGAATAACTCGCGCATTTGGGCAAAACTCAAGTCAAAAACTTTTAAC contains:
- the LOC113758579 gene encoding dehydrodolichyl diphosphate synthase complex subunit NUS1-like, yielding MSESCVFVGVIDCMYGNLLLVGMGMGSTGIISKACSRNDGNGAGTVAPPARILKYGNETQELLKWASRLLLNLLQSFYAIGHICDAGVEIWVFVHFGSFCILPSPYGISKKLTFRQKKKYGISKVLELLQWVADIGVKSVCLYDPEGVLKKNKEPIMQRFSSANLSEEAAVNGRLVTRRNLTLEFVSFEDGKEAVAKAANYLFVKHYANGTKEKSDFTEPQMAEALGAIGSGGADPDLLLIYGPTRCHLGFPAWRLRYTEIVHMGPLKSMSYGSLVKAIFKYTMVHQNYGS